The DNA region AAGAAATCATTGACATTAACATGAATCCAATCATAAATCAAACAGAAGTATATTCAGGAATGTATGCAAGAGTAAGTACTAATTTTTTCCCTTATTTTAATAGCGGCAATAAAGGTGTAGGATGTGGATTAGGTCCAGTACAGAAATTAGAAGATGGTAAGCCACTTGGAGGACGTATTTCAGCAGCATCCGCCTTTGGTGATGCACCTGTTCCTGGTGGGTATACTCCGCCAGCTGCACCACAAACACAATATCAACAGCCAGCACAAAGTTATCCACCACAAAACTATAATCAGTCACAAGTGCAGCAGGGATATCCACAGCAAGTACCACCTCCAGCATATCAGACACCACAACAGGCAGTACAAATAGATCCAATCACCGGGAGGCCAATTAACGGTGGTGTGATGGGTATATGATTCATCTAAGCATAGATATTGAAACTTTTAGCAGTATTAATTTAGGAAAGGCTGGACTATATAAATATGTCCAGTCCCCTGATTTTGAGATTCTTTTATTTGCTTATTCCTTAGATGGTGAACCGGTTCAAATAGTAGACCTGGCACAGGGCGAAAAGATACCATTTTCTATACTTCAAATGCTTGCAGATCCCAGAGTAATTAAACATGCATACAATGCACCGTTTGAATGGTACTGCTTAAATAAATTTTATTATTCACCTTTAGAGCAGTGGCATTGTACTATGTTTCATGGCCTATATTGTGGATACACAGCAGGACTTGCTGCTACAGGAACAGCTTTAGGACTTCCTGAGGATAAAAAGAAAATGGGTATAGGTAAAGCACTTATAAGATTATTCTGCTTGCCATGTAAGCCTACAGCTAAGAATGGACACCGTACTAGGAATATGCATTATCATGAACCTGAAAAGTGGAATTTATTTAAAGAATATTGCAAACAGGATGTAGTTACTGAAATGGAAATTGAAAATAGACTATCAGCATTTCCAGTATCTGACCAGGAACAAAGATTATGGGAACTGGATCAACGTATGAATGCTGACGGTGTTAAGGTTGGCCAGGAACTTATTGAAGGTGCTTTATATTGCCA from Clostridium pasteurianum BC1 includes:
- a CDS encoding DUF2815 family protein, whose translation is MNNQSNQTSIVTGKVRLSFVHLFTPYAHQVGAEPKYSTTILIPKTDIATKQRIDAAIAAAIQQGVTGKWNGTRPPQVKNPVWDGDGVRQNGEPFGTECKGHWVLTASSNQQQEIIDINMNPIINQTEVYSGMYARVSTNFFPYFNSGNKGVGCGLGPVQKLEDGKPLGGRISAASAFGDAPVPGGYTPPAAPQTQYQQPAQSYPPQNYNQSQVQQGYPQQVPPPAYQTPQQAVQIDPITGRPINGGVMGI